The proteins below are encoded in one region of Methanosarcina barkeri 3:
- a CDS encoding cupin domain-containing protein, translating to MSEELKARVLRIETLIEYQEEAVVSREIIRKDTGTVTIFAFDKGEGLSEHTAPFDAMVQVMDGKAEITISGNKNILEKGDMIIMPANEPHSLHALEKFKMILTMIRS from the coding sequence ATGTCTGAAGAATTGAAAGCCAGAGTATTAAGGATAGAAACTTTGATTGAGTACCAGGAAGAAGCTGTTGTAAGCAGAGAAATTATCCGCAAGGATACCGGAACCGTAACTATATTTGCCTTCGATAAAGGTGAAGGGCTGAGCGAGCATACTGCTCCTTTTGATGCCATGGTCCAGGTAATGGATGGAAAGGCAGAAATCACAATTTCCGGAAATAAAAATATTCTGGAAAAAGGGGATATGATAATAATGCCTGCCAATGAACCCCATTCACTCCATGCTCTGGAAAAGTTCAAAATGATTCTAACTATGATACGTTCTTAA
- a CDS encoding coenzyme F420-0:L-glutamate ligase, translating to MKFEAIAVEKIPLIHTGDDLPSIICKNLELQDRDIVIIASTIVAKAEGEIFRLEDITPGKTALEMAARNGKDARFIQAVLSRSREVLVEKPFMLVTTLAGHTCVNAGVDESNIEDGFLLYPPENPDASASRLGQNLEKLCKKKLSVIVTDTNGRAFKIGQTGAAIGIYKIKPVKRWIGEKDLFGKVLEVTEEAVADELAGAANLLMGEGAGGTPVIVIRGFDYYCEEETYIKEMYRPEELDIIKKGLRCLQNRVE from the coding sequence TTGAAATTCGAAGCCATAGCCGTTGAGAAAATTCCCCTTATACATACAGGGGACGACCTGCCCTCGATCATCTGTAAGAATCTGGAACTTCAGGACAGGGACATTGTTATCATTGCCTCGACCATCGTTGCTAAAGCTGAAGGGGAGATCTTCAGGCTAGAGGATATTACACCAGGGAAAACAGCACTTGAGATGGCAGCTCGAAATGGAAAAGATGCGAGGTTTATCCAGGCTGTACTTTCCCGGAGCAGGGAGGTACTTGTAGAAAAACCGTTTATGCTTGTGACAACTCTAGCAGGGCATACCTGCGTAAACGCAGGGGTTGATGAATCAAATATTGAAGACGGATTTTTACTCTATCCTCCGGAAAATCCGGATGCTAGTGCTTCAAGACTCGGGCAGAATCTCGAAAAACTTTGTAAGAAAAAGTTAAGTGTCATCGTCACGGATACAAATGGGAGAGCTTTTAAAATAGGACAAACCGGTGCTGCCATAGGAATTTATAAGATAAAGCCTGTAAAGCGCTGGATTGGGGAAAAAGATCTCTTCGGAAAAGTCCTTGAGGTTACGGAGGAAGCAGTTGCCGATGAACTTGCAGGTGCCGCAAATCTTCTGATGGGTGAAGGAGCAGGAGGAACTCCCGTAATTGTAATTCGTGGTTTTGATTATTATTGTGAAGAGGAGACCTATATAAAGGAAATGTACCGTCCTGAAGAACTGGACATTATTAAAAAAGGACTTCGCTGCCTTCAAAACAGAGTTGAATAA
- a CDS encoding cation diffusion facilitator family transporter — protein MEGTGDTNKETLFSYEENEDTRYSRAAHVTKVSMILNFVLAIFKFTAGILGTSTAMIADAAHSLSDLITDIAVIVGLRIAKKPGDSTHNYGHGKIETLAAAFTGLVLVAAAIGIFWGGLEKIITYYNGERLPVPSKLTLVVAIISILSKEWLYRYTMACGREIKSDAVIANAWDHRSDALSSLGTMIGVGGAIFLGGRWVVLDPLTAIVISFLIFKVAFDISYKNLNELLEASLDSEIYGSIEDILNTTEGVLGFHELKTRKIGNAMAADVHIEVDRDLNIVDAHEISTQIENRLKEVCGSNGHFSIHVEPCSDFEHYKKQTGKIT, from the coding sequence ATGGAAGGTACTGGAGATACAAATAAAGAGACTCTCTTCAGTTATGAGGAAAACGAAGATACACGGTACTCCCGAGCAGCTCATGTAACAAAAGTCTCGATGATCTTAAACTTTGTATTGGCAATTTTTAAGTTTACAGCCGGGATTCTGGGAACCAGTACGGCAATGATTGCTGATGCTGCTCATTCACTATCCGATTTAATAACCGATATCGCAGTGATTGTGGGCTTAAGAATTGCAAAAAAACCGGGAGACAGTACACATAATTACGGACACGGAAAAATTGAAACCTTAGCTGCAGCGTTTACAGGACTTGTACTTGTTGCGGCTGCTATTGGAATTTTCTGGGGCGGCCTTGAGAAAATTATTACTTATTATAATGGAGAAAGGCTTCCGGTACCAAGTAAACTTACTCTTGTTGTAGCAATCATTTCAATCTTGTCAAAAGAATGGCTGTACCGTTACACTATGGCGTGCGGCCGAGAAATTAAGAGTGATGCCGTGATTGCTAATGCCTGGGATCACCGTTCGGATGCGCTCTCATCTTTAGGAACGATGATAGGAGTCGGAGGCGCGATATTTCTTGGAGGTCGTTGGGTAGTACTTGACCCGCTAACTGCAATTGTAATAAGTTTCCTTATCTTTAAAGTGGCGTTCGACATTTCTTATAAAAATCTCAATGAACTGCTGGAGGCTTCGCTTGATTCGGAGATTTACGGAAGCATTGAGGACATTCTAAATACTACTGAAGGTGTCCTAGGCTTTCATGAGCTAAAAACCAGAAAAATAGGAAATGCCATGGCTGCAGATGTCCATATTGAGGTTGACAGGGATTTAAATATCGTGGATGCACATGAAATCTCAACGCAGATAGAAAACAGGCTAAAAGAAGTATGCGGCAGTAATGGTCACTTTTCGATTCATGTGGAGCCGTGTTCCGATTTCGAGCATTATAAGAAACAAACAGGAAAAATAACATAA
- a CDS encoding Hsp20/alpha crystallin family protein, giving the protein MRWPMRRSFSGPARWDPFEEIRRTQERLNQLFEDFMPMEEWGGGKVYTPAIDIKDEDDKLVVTTDLPGINKEDVQINLKEDMLEISAKTRKEKETEEEEGYLRRERAYTQFYRAVRLPASVKEEGSTAKIENGVLTITLPKMQMEESTKKIAIE; this is encoded by the coding sequence ATGAGATGGCCTATGAGAAGATCATTTTCAGGACCTGCACGTTGGGATCCTTTTGAAGAAATAAGAAGGACACAAGAGCGCCTCAATCAGTTGTTTGAAGACTTTATGCCGATGGAAGAATGGGGTGGTGGAAAGGTATACACTCCTGCTATCGACATTAAGGACGAAGACGACAAGCTTGTAGTCACTACCGACCTGCCGGGTATTAATAAAGAGGATGTTCAGATTAACCTTAAAGAAGACATGCTTGAGATCAGTGCAAAGACCAGGAAGGAAAAAGAGACTGAGGAAGAAGAGGGATACCTGCGCCGGGAGAGAGCATATACTCAATTTTACAGGGCGGTCCGTTTGCCTGCTAGCGTTAAGGAAGAAGGAAGCACTGCAAAAATAGAAAACGGTGTTCTGACAATAACGCTTCCGAAAATGCAAATGGAAGAGTCGACAAAGAAAATAGCTATCGAGTAA
- a CDS encoding cofactor-independent phosphoglycerate mutase has protein sequence MKYAVLIGDGMADYPIEKLGGKTILQAARTPAMDYIAAHGNTGLAKTIPDGLPAGSDVANMSILGYDPAVYYSGRAPLEAASMGVALAPDDVAFRCNLVTIEQGRIKDYSAGHISSEEAEILIETLDTELSNEELRFYPGISYRHLLVARNNLGAETECTPPHDITGKKIEEYLPEGKDGDFFSDMIKKSMIILELHPVNLKRIEEGKNPANSIWVWGQGYAPKFTPFQELYGKAGAVISAVDLLKGIGIYAGLDVIEVPGATGYLDTNYEGKANAAIEVLKTRDLVFVHVEAPDEAGHEGSIDKKLRAVEDFDSRIVAPILKHAKASEEPFTILVLPDHPTPISLKTHVPDPIPFAVYRTDKKDSDGAETFDEESVKKGSFGLVKASELVGILVKAK, from the coding sequence ATGAAATACGCTGTACTTATAGGAGACGGAATGGCTGATTACCCAATAGAAAAACTGGGTGGAAAAACCATTCTCCAGGCAGCTCGAACCCCTGCTATGGATTATATCGCAGCCCATGGAAATACAGGACTTGCAAAAACCATACCTGATGGACTTCCCGCTGGAAGTGATGTCGCAAATATGTCTATTCTCGGGTACGATCCTGCAGTATATTACTCTGGTAGGGCTCCTCTGGAGGCTGCCAGTATGGGGGTCGCTCTTGCACCCGATGATGTAGCTTTCAGATGTAATCTTGTGACTATTGAACAAGGGAGAATAAAAGATTACAGCGCAGGGCATATCAGTAGTGAAGAAGCTGAGATTCTCATCGAAACTCTTGACACGGAACTCAGTAATGAAGAGCTGAGGTTTTATCCGGGAATCAGCTATAGGCACCTTCTCGTCGCCAGAAATAACCTGGGAGCTGAAACAGAGTGCACTCCCCCACACGATATTACCGGAAAGAAAATTGAGGAATATCTGCCCGAAGGAAAGGACGGAGATTTCTTTTCCGACATGATCAAAAAATCTATGATTATTCTTGAACTGCATCCAGTTAATCTGAAAAGAATTGAAGAGGGTAAGAATCCCGCAAATTCAATCTGGGTCTGGGGTCAGGGATATGCTCCGAAATTTACACCATTTCAAGAACTCTACGGGAAAGCCGGAGCAGTTATTTCGGCAGTCGACCTTCTGAAAGGCATTGGAATTTATGCAGGACTGGATGTAATTGAAGTTCCTGGAGCAACCGGCTATCTCGATACCAATTATGAAGGCAAAGCCAATGCTGCGATTGAAGTCCTGAAAACCAGGGATCTTGTTTTTGTCCATGTGGAAGCTCCGGATGAAGCCGGACATGAAGGAAGTATTGATAAAAAGTTAAGAGCTGTCGAAGATTTCGATAGTCGAATTGTAGCACCTATTCTTAAGCATGCCAAGGCTTCAGAGGAACCTTTCACAATTCTTGTACTTCCTGATCATCCAACTCCGATTTCCTTAAAAACTCACGTTCCTGATCCCATTCCTTTTGCAGTCTACAGGACTGACAAAAAGGATTCTGATGGTGCAGAGACTTTTGATGAAGAATCGGTTAAAAAAGGTTCTTTTGGACTTGTAAAAGCTTCGGAACTTGTAGGAATACTTGTAAAGGCTAAATAA
- a CDS encoding aspartate kinase has protein sequence MKIVMKFGGTSVGDGKKIRHVAELLKGYREEGNQIVVVTSALGGVTDELLENALLASTKGKVALVKEFKTEITNKHHEAVKEAIDDPTVATEVIQTLDLRIDELEKALIGICYLGELTPRSIDYICSYGERLAAPVVSGAIRSLGIDSTEFTGGEAGIITSSDYGNARPLEKTYDLVKKRLECRLESQVLVVTGFIGENEEGIITTLGRSGSDFSASILGAALKADEIWLWKEVNGIMTTDPRIVPEAKTIPQISYAEAMELSYFGANVLHPRTIEPAMREHIPVRVKNTFEPELPGTLVVAEKFQCKNVVKAVSLIKNVALINISGAEMVGAIGTVARLFTTLAKARVNVIMISQGSSESNISFVISESHVETALKALHEEFDHEIVKEITSDKNVCVVAVVGAGMAGTPGVAKRVFGALGNSMINIIMISQGSSQYNISFVVREDDAFATVKTLHDEFELYNGNGIKKQL, from the coding sequence ATGAAAATCGTAATGAAATTTGGAGGAACTTCCGTAGGTGACGGAAAAAAAATCCGTCATGTTGCCGAGCTTCTGAAGGGATACCGTGAAGAAGGCAATCAGATCGTGGTAGTAACCTCAGCGCTCGGTGGAGTAACCGATGAGCTTCTGGAAAATGCACTCCTTGCCTCGACAAAAGGCAAAGTTGCCCTTGTGAAAGAGTTTAAAACAGAAATTACAAACAAACATCATGAGGCCGTAAAGGAAGCCATTGATGATCCAACAGTCGCAACAGAAGTTATCCAGACTCTTGACCTCCGCATTGACGAGCTCGAAAAAGCCCTGATCGGAATTTGTTATCTTGGTGAGCTTACTCCAAGGTCAATTGACTACATTTGCTCTTATGGAGAGCGCCTGGCTGCTCCTGTTGTGTCAGGAGCTATCCGTTCACTTGGAATCGACTCAACTGAGTTCACAGGTGGAGAAGCAGGGATTATAACATCATCGGATTATGGAAACGCCAGGCCTCTGGAGAAAACTTACGACCTTGTTAAAAAGAGACTTGAATGCAGGCTTGAGTCACAGGTTCTTGTAGTTACGGGATTTATCGGAGAAAATGAGGAGGGAATTATTACCACTCTTGGAAGGAGTGGGTCTGACTTCTCAGCTTCTATCCTGGGTGCAGCTTTGAAAGCCGATGAGATATGGCTCTGGAAAGAAGTAAACGGTATCATGACTACCGACCCGAGAATAGTGCCTGAGGCAAAAACTATCCCGCAAATCTCTTATGCCGAAGCCATGGAGCTCTCGTACTTCGGGGCAAACGTGTTGCACCCACGCACGATTGAGCCTGCTATGCGTGAACACATTCCTGTGCGTGTCAAGAATACTTTTGAGCCAGAGTTACCTGGTACACTTGTAGTTGCGGAAAAGTTCCAGTGCAAGAATGTTGTAAAAGCCGTAAGCCTGATTAAAAATGTGGCTCTCATCAACATCTCAGGGGCTGAAATGGTAGGAGCCATTGGGACTGTAGCAAGGCTCTTCACAACGCTTGCAAAAGCAAGAGTTAATGTTATTATGATCAGCCAGGGCTCTTCCGAATCCAACATTTCATTTGTGATCAGTGAGTCACATGTGGAAACTGCATTAAAAGCCCTGCATGAAGAGTTCGACCACGAAATCGTAAAAGAAATAACTTCAGACAAAAATGTCTGCGTAGTTGCAGTAGTAGGTGCAGGTATGGCAGGAACTCCAGGCGTGGCAAAACGGGTCTTTGGAGCGCTTGGAAACTCGATGATTAATATTATCATGATCAGCCAGGGCTCATCCCAGTACAATATCTCTTTCGTAGTGCGGGAAGATGACGCATTTGCTACAGTCAAAACCCTGCATGATGAATTCGAACTATACAATGGAAACGGAATTAAAAAACAGCTATAA
- the purM gene encoding phosphoribosylformylglycinamidine cyclo-ligase, producing the protein MSEKHLTYADSGVDIKKEEKTVKTLIEKLSYVRKGIGAPLTGIGHYAGLLDFGEYALALTTDGVGSKVLIANEMQRWNTVGIDCIAMNVNDLLAIGAEPVAFVDYLALEKHEEGFAAQIGEGLVKGAEISRMSIVGGETATLPEIIKGFDLAGTCLGIVRKDQIVEGEKVRVGDVIVGVPSTGVHSNGYTLVRKIIEKSKYSYHDPCPYDSSKTIGDDLLTPTRIYIEILDVLKACEVHGLAHITGSGLLKLRRVTKLGFDFYDPLEPQEIFKFLQKEGGVEDLEMYRTFNMGMGFLVILPEKDAAKAAEITGGKIVGKIVESGIRVKDLVIE; encoded by the coding sequence ATGAGCGAAAAGCACTTAACATACGCAGATTCAGGCGTAGATATCAAAAAAGAAGAAAAAACCGTCAAAACCCTTATTGAGAAACTCAGCTACGTTCGAAAAGGTATAGGAGCTCCCCTTACAGGAATAGGCCATTATGCAGGGCTTCTGGACTTCGGAGAATATGCCCTTGCCCTGACAACGGACGGGGTAGGCTCAAAAGTTCTTATTGCAAACGAAATGCAGCGGTGGAACACCGTAGGCATAGACTGTATCGCAATGAATGTAAATGACCTTCTGGCCATAGGAGCCGAGCCTGTAGCCTTTGTAGATTATCTTGCCCTTGAAAAGCACGAAGAAGGCTTTGCTGCCCAGATCGGAGAAGGGCTGGTAAAGGGCGCGGAAATATCCAGAATGTCAATTGTCGGTGGAGAAACCGCAACCCTCCCTGAGATAATTAAGGGTTTTGACCTTGCAGGTACCTGCCTTGGAATTGTCAGAAAAGACCAGATTGTCGAGGGAGAAAAAGTAAGGGTAGGCGACGTGATTGTAGGTGTCCCAAGTACAGGCGTGCACAGTAACGGCTATACTCTTGTAAGGAAAATCATTGAGAAATCAAAATATTCTTATCACGATCCCTGTCCCTATGACAGTTCAAAAACGATCGGAGACGATCTCCTAACTCCAACAAGAATTTATATTGAAATTCTTGATGTGCTAAAGGCATGTGAAGTGCATGGACTTGCCCATATAACAGGTAGCGGACTTTTGAAACTTAGAAGAGTGACAAAACTCGGTTTTGACTTTTACGATCCCCTTGAACCTCAGGAAATCTTCAAGTTTTTGCAGAAAGAAGGGGGAGTCGAAGATCTTGAGATGTACAGAACCTTCAATATGGGTATGGGCTTTCTTGTTATCTTGCCGGAAAAAGACGCTGCAAAAGCTGCAGAAATTACCGGTGGAAAAATTGTAGGAAAGATAGTAGAAAGTGGCATCAGGGTAAAAGACCTGGTAATAGAGTAA
- a CDS encoding DUF1894 domain-containing protein, producing the protein MSCIEQMKYTIHLQKTSFKEAREYIEKNSDEVYYVSPGYKIFKDYYIIGIPPIAMGAKGSALIFPYTKPCHGSFVLSIDNEDSIKEIDRLRETGKGKITTSVKESKKSKSPERSGAPLASYGDMWKK; encoded by the coding sequence ATGAGCTGTATTGAGCAAATGAAGTACACAATCCACCTGCAAAAGACAAGCTTCAAGGAGGCCAGAGAGTATATTGAGAAAAATTCGGACGAAGTTTACTACGTATCTCCCGGATATAAAATCTTCAAAGATTATTATATAATAGGAATACCACCCATTGCGATGGGGGCAAAAGGTAGTGCTCTGATTTTTCCTTATACAAAACCGTGCCATGGAAGCTTTGTCCTGAGCATAGATAATGAGGATAGCATAAAAGAGATTGATAGGCTTAGAGAGACGGGTAAAGGAAAGATAACAACTTCAGTGAAGGAAAGTAAAAAAAGTAAATCGCCTGAACGTTCCGGAGCACCTTTGGCCAGCTATGGGGATATGTGGAAGAAATAA
- a CDS encoding DUF1890 domain-containing protein, translated as MTGVKVLLMLGCPEVPIQTSIALYLSHKLNKSGFDVTVAGNDAVIKLLKVSDFDGYYVKRMVNLDKTLEDVIEKRLDFDICFAFMHNDSGMTFAATMSAISQAKMYSVIFGRNAEALEEAIEFDCVKIVAKDVHNPTRLKNKLDKVMEEIVK; from the coding sequence ATGACCGGTGTAAAAGTGCTCCTCATGCTAGGATGTCCCGAGGTCCCAATCCAAACCAGCATTGCCTTGTATCTTTCCCATAAGCTGAATAAATCAGGATTTGATGTAACTGTTGCTGGGAATGATGCCGTAATCAAACTTTTAAAGGTTTCTGATTTCGACGGTTATTATGTAAAAAGAATGGTTAATCTCGATAAAACTCTGGAAGATGTTATTGAAAAAAGATTAGATTTCGATATATGCTTTGCTTTTATGCATAACGACTCCGGAATGACTTTTGCAGCAACGATGAGCGCCATTTCTCAGGCTAAAATGTACTCTGTAATTTTTGGTAGGAACGCTGAGGCTCTAGAAGAAGCTATCGAGTTCGACTGCGTAAAAATAGTCGCAAAAGATGTTCATAATCCCACTCGGCTTAAGAACAAGCTGGATAAAGTGATGGAGGAGATCGTCAAATGA
- a CDS encoding DUF1894 domain-containing protein: MKMACLREYRYEILLKNATLKECEGYIKECSEEVYLVPGGYKVKSILLLGTTAPVGFSGSDIVFQLTKPCFGFFVIKLKNETEEIKKLKDLYKKDKNVKKIK; the protein is encoded by the coding sequence ATGAAAATGGCGTGCTTAAGAGAATACAGGTATGAGATTCTCCTGAAAAACGCAACTCTTAAGGAATGCGAGGGTTATATAAAGGAATGTTCTGAAGAAGTATATCTAGTACCTGGTGGGTATAAAGTAAAAAGTATCCTCTTGCTTGGTACAACTGCTCCTGTAGGCTTTTCAGGGAGCGATATTGTATTTCAGCTCACAAAACCCTGTTTCGGTTTCTTTGTAATCAAACTGAAAAATGAGACAGAAGAAATAAAGAAACTAAAGGACCTGTACAAAAAAGACAAAAATGTAAAAAAGATTAAATGA